The Paraburkholderia sabiae genome includes a region encoding these proteins:
- a CDS encoding ABC transporter permease: protein MLLDFDRLGALRWALLAIGAAVALFLLLPIVFIVALSFGDSQWLIFPPPGWTLEWYRQLFTDAGWIDSLLTSVKLAVIVMVLSVFIGFLASLALVRGKFRGRNAVKAFFLTPMVLPVVVLAVALYAFFLRIGMNGTMTGFVIGHLIIALPFSVISISNSLASFDTALEDAALICGASPLEVKLRVTLPAIRLGLFAAAIFAFLASWDEVVVSIFMASPTLQTLPVRIWATLRQDLTPVVAAASSLLVGLTTVLMLAGAVLRRAR from the coding sequence ATGTTGCTCGATTTCGACCGTTTAGGCGCATTGCGCTGGGCCTTGCTAGCGATCGGCGCTGCCGTCGCGCTCTTCCTTCTGCTGCCGATCGTGTTCATCGTCGCGCTGTCATTCGGGGATTCGCAGTGGCTGATCTTCCCGCCGCCGGGCTGGACGCTGGAGTGGTATCGCCAGCTGTTCACCGACGCCGGCTGGATCGACTCGCTGCTGACGAGCGTCAAGCTCGCGGTGATCGTGATGGTGCTGTCCGTTTTCATCGGCTTTCTCGCGTCGCTTGCACTCGTGCGCGGCAAGTTTCGCGGACGCAACGCCGTCAAGGCGTTCTTTCTCACGCCGATGGTGTTGCCTGTCGTCGTGCTGGCCGTCGCGCTGTATGCGTTCTTTCTGCGCATCGGCATGAACGGCACGATGACGGGCTTCGTGATCGGGCATCTGATCATCGCGTTGCCGTTCTCGGTCATTTCGATCAGCAATTCGCTCGCGAGCTTCGACACCGCACTCGAAGATGCCGCGCTGATCTGCGGCGCGTCGCCGCTCGAAGTGAAGCTGCGTGTGACCTTACCCGCGATCCGGCTGGGCCTGTTCGCTGCCGCTATCTTCGCGTTCCTTGCATCGTGGGACGAAGTGGTCGTGTCGATCTTCATGGCGAGCCCCACGTTGCAGACGCTGCCCGTGCGTATCTGGGCAACGCTGCGGCAAGACCTGACACCTGTCGTCGCGGCAGCGTCCTCGCTGCTTGTCGGCTTGACGACTGTATTGATGCTGGCGGGCGCTGTGTTGCGCCGCGCGCGCTAA
- a CDS encoding LLM class flavin-dependent oxidoreductase, giving the protein MKFSLFLHMERYDDTTSHRELFDQMTELVQMAERGGFETAWIGEHHAMEFTIAPNPFVNLAYLAAKTERIRLGTGTVIAPFWHPIALAGQAGMVDVASNGRLDLGIARGAYNFEYERLLPGLDAMTAGARMRELVPALRKLFKGDYAHEGEFWSWPKTTPVPRPIQQPHPPMWLAARDPNSHAFAVANGCNVQVTSLASGDAEVVSLMERFNAACAANPDVPRPQVMMLMHTFVGANAAEVDEGVEDLARFYRYFSKWFKNERPIEQGFIEPLTDADVEMFPQYSSEAIRRNLVIGEPKQVIARLKGYEELGYDQYSFWLDSHMSFERKRKSLELFISDVMPAFAAR; this is encoded by the coding sequence ATGAAGTTTTCACTGTTCCTGCACATGGAGCGATACGACGACACGACGTCGCATCGCGAACTGTTCGACCAGATGACCGAACTCGTGCAGATGGCCGAACGCGGCGGCTTCGAGACGGCCTGGATCGGCGAGCATCACGCGATGGAATTCACGATCGCGCCGAATCCGTTCGTCAATCTCGCGTACCTCGCTGCGAAAACGGAGCGCATTCGTCTGGGTACAGGCACGGTGATCGCGCCGTTCTGGCATCCGATCGCACTCGCTGGGCAAGCGGGCATGGTCGATGTCGCGAGCAACGGGCGGCTCGATCTGGGCATCGCGCGCGGAGCCTACAACTTCGAATACGAACGCCTGTTGCCGGGACTCGACGCGATGACGGCAGGCGCGCGCATGCGCGAACTGGTGCCTGCATTGCGCAAGCTCTTCAAGGGCGACTATGCGCATGAGGGCGAGTTCTGGTCGTGGCCAAAGACGACGCCCGTGCCGCGTCCCATTCAACAACCGCATCCGCCGATGTGGCTCGCTGCGCGCGATCCGAATTCGCATGCGTTTGCGGTCGCGAACGGCTGCAACGTGCAGGTGACGTCGCTTGCTTCCGGCGATGCGGAAGTCGTCAGTCTGATGGAGCGCTTCAACGCCGCGTGCGCCGCGAATCCCGACGTGCCGCGTCCGCAAGTGATGATGCTGATGCACACGTTCGTCGGTGCGAATGCGGCGGAAGTGGATGAAGGCGTCGAAGATCTCGCGCGTTTCTATCGCTACTTCAGCAAGTGGTTCAAGAACGAGCGACCCATCGAACAGGGCTTTATCGAGCCGCTGACGGACGCCGATGTCGAGATGTTCCCGCAGTATTCGTCGGAAGCGATTCGACGCAACCTCGTGATCGGCGAGCCGAAACAGGTGATTGCGCGTCTGAAGGGTTATGAAGAACTCGGCTATGACCAGTACAGCTTCTGGCTCGACAGTCATATGAGTTTCGAGCGCAAGCGCAAGTCGCTGGAGCTGTTCATCTCCGACGTAATGCCTGCTTTCGCAGCGCGCTAA
- a CDS encoding alpha/beta fold hydrolase produces MKRELVSGRAVSRGEAAGTSYSVYAPQSDDARETVVLIHGVGMNQSVWAPQIDALTAAYQVIVYDMLGHGESALPTPAPTLDEYASQLEALLDAMKIERAHVVGHSMGALVALEFALTHPQRTLSVAALNAVYDRTPAQREAVMSRAATLSDAPAAAGVDATLSRWFGDPVPGHLTQAAQAVRDLLLSVDPIGYARTYRLFASSDDAHVGRLAHLAVPALFLTGECDPNSSPSMSLAMADVAPYGRAEVISNERHMMNVTDPARVNERLLAFLAEASAANAAHAFDTTNGSISGERHD; encoded by the coding sequence ATGAAGCGTGAGCTTGTCTCCGGGCGCGCCGTGTCGCGTGGCGAGGCCGCGGGCACGAGCTACAGCGTCTACGCGCCGCAGTCCGACGATGCGCGCGAAACGGTCGTGCTGATTCACGGCGTCGGCATGAACCAGAGCGTGTGGGCGCCGCAGATCGATGCGCTGACGGCTGCGTATCAGGTGATCGTGTACGACATGCTCGGTCACGGCGAGAGCGCGCTGCCGACGCCCGCGCCGACGCTCGACGAATACGCGTCGCAACTCGAAGCGCTGCTCGACGCGATGAAGATCGAGCGGGCGCATGTGGTCGGGCATTCGATGGGTGCGCTCGTCGCACTCGAATTCGCGCTCACGCATCCGCAACGCACGCTGAGCGTCGCCGCGCTGAACGCCGTGTATGACCGCACGCCTGCGCAGCGCGAAGCCGTGATGTCGCGTGCGGCAACTCTCAGCGACGCGCCTGCTGCGGCCGGCGTCGACGCCACGCTGTCGCGCTGGTTCGGCGATCCCGTTCCCGGTCATCTGACGCAGGCGGCGCAGGCCGTGCGCGATCTGCTGCTGTCGGTCGATCCCATCGGTTATGCGCGCACGTACCGGCTGTTCGCGAGTTCGGACGATGCGCATGTCGGCCGCCTCGCGCATCTCGCGGTGCCCGCGCTCTTTCTCACGGGCGAATGCGATCCGAACTCGAGCCCGTCGATGTCGCTCGCGATGGCAGACGTCGCGCCGTACGGCCGCGCCGAGGTCATCTCGAACGAGCGCCACATGATGAACGTCACCGATCCGGCGCGCGTCAACGAGCGGCTGCTCGCGTTCCTCGCGGAAGCCTCGGCAGCGAACGCGGCACACGCATTCGATACGACGAATGGATCGATCTCTGGAGAACGCCATGACTGA
- a CDS encoding aldehyde dehydrogenase: MVQRFQQYIDGAFEDAREHFDSTDPSTGDVWAQMPAASADDVDRAVRAAHRALNDPAWANLTASARGKLLYKLADLVAQHAPRLAELETQDTGKIIRETRSQIGYVAEYYRYYAGVADKIQGAWLPVDKPDMEVTLRREPVGVVAGIVPWNSQLFLSAVKVGPALAAGCTIVLKASEDGPAPLLEFARLVHEAGFPKGVVNIVTGFGNDCGRTLTSHPLVSKIAFTGGPETARHVVRNSAENLAAMSLELGGKSPVLVFDDADLDSASNAVIAGIFAATGQSCVAGSRLVVQRGIREALIERIVSKAQDIRIGNPQDMATEMGPLATRRQLEHIQQVLRASVEAGGRIVTGGKQPDNMTKGNYFLPTIVDCPDAKVPSVMEELFGPVLSVVTFDTEADAIALANDTRYGLASGVFTRDLTRAHRLTRALRAGIVWVNTYRAVSPIVPFGGYGLSGLGREGGLDAVLDYTRTKSVWIRTSDEPIADPFVMR; this comes from the coding sequence ATGGTTCAGCGGTTCCAGCAATACATCGACGGTGCGTTCGAAGATGCGCGCGAGCACTTCGACAGCACCGATCCCTCGACGGGCGACGTGTGGGCGCAGATGCCCGCCGCAAGCGCGGACGATGTCGACCGTGCGGTGCGCGCCGCGCATCGCGCGCTGAACGATCCGGCGTGGGCGAACCTCACGGCGAGTGCACGCGGCAAGCTGCTGTACAAGCTCGCCGATCTCGTCGCGCAACACGCGCCGCGTCTCGCAGAGCTCGAAACGCAGGACACGGGCAAGATCATTCGCGAGACGCGCAGCCAGATCGGCTACGTCGCCGAGTACTACCGCTATTACGCGGGCGTCGCCGACAAGATTCAGGGCGCGTGGCTGCCCGTCGATAAACCCGATATGGAAGTGACGCTGCGGCGCGAACCCGTCGGCGTCGTCGCGGGCATCGTGCCGTGGAATTCGCAGCTGTTTCTGTCCGCAGTGAAGGTCGGTCCCGCACTCGCGGCAGGCTGCACGATCGTCCTGAAGGCCTCCGAAGACGGCCCCGCGCCCTTACTCGAATTCGCGCGGCTCGTGCATGAAGCGGGCTTTCCGAAGGGCGTCGTCAACATCGTGACGGGCTTCGGCAACGACTGCGGACGCACGCTGACGAGTCATCCTCTCGTGTCGAAGATTGCCTTTACGGGTGGGCCCGAAACGGCGCGGCACGTCGTGCGCAATTCGGCTGAGAACCTCGCGGCGATGTCACTGGAACTGGGCGGCAAATCGCCTGTGCTCGTATTCGACGACGCCGACCTCGACAGCGCATCCAATGCCGTGATTGCAGGCATTTTCGCGGCGACGGGGCAAAGCTGTGTCGCAGGTTCACGTCTTGTCGTGCAGCGCGGCATTCGTGAAGCGCTGATCGAACGGATCGTGTCGAAGGCGCAAGACATTCGCATCGGCAATCCGCAGGACATGGCGACCGAAATGGGCCCGCTCGCGACGCGCCGTCAACTCGAACACATCCAGCAGGTGCTGCGCGCGAGTGTCGAAGCGGGCGGGCGCATTGTAACGGGCGGCAAGCAGCCGGACAACATGACGAAAGGCAACTACTTTCTGCCGACCATCGTCGATTGTCCGGATGCAAAAGTGCCGAGCGTGATGGAGGAACTGTTCGGACCCGTGCTGAGCGTCGTCACATTCGATACGGAAGCCGATGCCATCGCGCTTGCCAACGACACGCGTTACGGCCTCGCATCGGGCGTATTCACGCGCGATCTGACGCGCGCGCATCGGCTCACGCGTGCGTTGCGCGCGGGCATCGTGTGGGTCAACACGTATCGCGCGGTGTCGCCCATCGTGCCGTTCGGCGGCTATGGGTTGAGCGGACTTGGACGCGAAGGCGGACTCGATGCCGTGCTCGATTACACGCGCACGAAATCCGTGTGGATCCGCACATCGGACGAGCCGATTGCCGATCCGTTCGTGATGCGCTGA
- a CDS encoding flavin reductase family protein, which translates to MTESNATEQAFDIANFRRALGAFVTGVTVVTTMQPDGSPRGFTANSFTSVSLDPPLILVCIAKTASSYQVFSETRHFAVSVLAEDQKSVSGVFASKAVDKFEQVAWQKRSTGAPVIDNAAASFDCTTHEVVDAGDHIILIGRVVDFVHTSSSPLGYCRGAYVNFSLSQEALAAAGPSAHVGAILEHRDGIVLLDTPNGLQLPTGNKLEPASDAKSLQGVLAKLGLEVHLDFLFAVFESGTGQTPSVQIYYRGRVIQSGAAWIDSSIRIVPLAQIPWSELRDDAVRSMLERYVRERSEDAFGIYVGDTEAGTVQTLALAH; encoded by the coding sequence ATGACTGAGTCCAACGCCACGGAACAGGCTTTCGACATCGCCAACTTTCGGCGCGCGCTCGGCGCGTTCGTGACGGGCGTAACGGTCGTCACGACGATGCAGCCGGACGGCTCGCCGCGCGGCTTCACGGCGAATTCGTTCACGTCGGTGTCGCTCGATCCGCCGTTGATTCTCGTGTGCATCGCGAAGACGGCGTCGAGCTATCAGGTGTTCTCGGAGACGCGCCACTTCGCCGTGAGCGTGCTCGCTGAGGATCAGAAGAGTGTGTCGGGCGTATTCGCGTCGAAGGCTGTCGACAAGTTCGAGCAGGTCGCATGGCAAAAGCGCTCGACGGGCGCGCCTGTGATCGACAACGCCGCTGCGAGTTTCGACTGCACGACGCATGAAGTCGTCGATGCCGGCGATCACATCATTCTGATCGGACGTGTCGTCGATTTTGTTCATACGAGTTCATCGCCGCTCGGTTATTGCCGGGGCGCGTATGTGAACTTCAGTCTGTCGCAGGAAGCGCTGGCAGCAGCGGGCCCGAGCGCGCATGTGGGCGCGATTCTCGAACATCGCGACGGCATCGTGTTGCTCGACACGCCCAATGGTTTGCAATTGCCGACGGGCAACAAGCTCGAACCGGCAAGCGACGCGAAAAGCCTGCAAGGCGTGCTCGCCAAACTCGGCCTCGAAGTGCATCTCGACTTCCTGTTCGCCGTATTCGAATCGGGCACAGGACAAACGCCGAGTGTACAAATCTATTATCGCGGCCGTGTGATTCAAAGCGGCGCTGCGTGGATCGACAGCTCGATCCGCATCGTGCCTCTGGCGCAGATTCCGTGGAGCGAATTGCGCGACGACGCCGTGCGCTCGATGCTCGAACGCTATGTGCGCGAACGCAGCGAAGACGCGTTCGGCATCTATGTCGGCGACACGGAAGCGGGCACCGTGCAGACGCTCGCGCTCGCTCACTGA
- a CDS encoding ABC transporter ATP-binding protein: MTAFLQIQRLRKTYDDVVAIDNVSLDVRKGEFMTFLGPSGSGKSTTLYIVAGFQEPSEGRVLIDGKPLLSVAPNKRNIGMVFQRYTLFPHLTVGENVAFPLRVRRRPDAEVKAKVEQMLKLVHLSECRDRMPAQLSGGQQQRVAIARALAYDPPVLLMDEPLSALDKKLREEIQLELRRIHQETGVTILYVTHDQEEALRLSDRISVFNKGRIEQVGTGEELYANPSSRFVASFIGNSNFLPVRVTAHSDGRMNGVFPNGHEVASGSFNPALTAGEDGTLMIRPEQMRIHSLQDTSKANGASGLPVTVRDITYLGDAMHYAVATPWQQEISIRMPAGQRHDSGLSIGTQALVDWDARDVRLFAQA; this comes from the coding sequence ATGACTGCATTCCTGCAAATACAGCGCCTGCGCAAGACTTACGACGACGTCGTCGCGATCGACAACGTGTCGCTCGATGTGCGCAAAGGCGAGTTCATGACGTTTCTCGGGCCGTCGGGTTCGGGCAAGAGCACGACGCTTTATATCGTCGCGGGCTTTCAGGAGCCGAGCGAAGGGCGCGTGCTGATCGACGGCAAGCCGCTACTCTCCGTTGCGCCGAACAAGCGCAACATCGGCATGGTGTTTCAGCGCTACACGCTGTTTCCGCATCTGACCGTCGGCGAGAATGTCGCGTTCCCGTTGCGCGTGCGCCGCCGTCCCGATGCTGAAGTGAAGGCGAAAGTCGAGCAGATGCTCAAGCTCGTGCATCTGTCCGAGTGCCGCGACCGGATGCCCGCGCAACTGTCGGGCGGACAACAGCAGCGCGTGGCAATTGCGCGCGCGCTGGCCTACGATCCGCCTGTGCTGCTGATGGACGAGCCGCTGTCGGCGCTCGACAAGAAGCTGCGCGAAGAAATTCAGCTTGAATTACGGCGTATTCACCAGGAGACAGGCGTCACGATTCTTTATGTGACGCACGATCAGGAAGAAGCGCTGCGTCTGTCGGATCGCATTTCCGTGTTCAACAAAGGGCGCATCGAGCAGGTCGGTACGGGCGAAGAGTTGTATGCGAATCCGTCGTCGCGCTTCGTCGCGAGCTTTATCGGCAATTCGAATTTCCTGCCGGTGCGCGTGACGGCGCATAGCGATGGCCGTATGAACGGCGTGTTCCCGAATGGTCACGAAGTGGCGTCGGGCAGCTTCAATCCGGCGCTCACGGCGGGCGAGGACGGCACGCTGATGATCCGCCCCGAGCAGATGCGCATTCACTCGTTGCAGGATACGTCGAAGGCAAATGGCGCGAGCGGATTGCCCGTGACCGTGCGCGACATCACGTATCTCGGCGATGCGATGCACTACGCAGTCGCGACGCCGTGGCAGCAGGAGATTTCGATTCGCATGCCGGCGGGGCAGCGGCATGACAGCGGATTGTCGATCGGCACGCAGGCGCTCGTCGATTGGGATGCGCGCGACGTGCGCCTCTTCGCTCAAGCTTGA
- a CDS encoding ABC transporter substrate-binding protein produces MSSRSTTYFAPLIALCAATPALAADPIVFTSWGGTTQSSQQKNWAQPFTQATGINVLMDGPTDYGKLKAMVDSGNVNWDVVDVEGDFAYAAQKAGLIEPIDYSVVKKDELDPRFSTPDAVGSFYYSFVLGYNKSKYTGAQPQNWADLFDTKKFPGKRTFYKWSAPGVLEIALLADGVPADKLYPLDLDRAFKKLDTIKGDIVWWSGGAQSQQLLASGEAPIGMFWNGRLHALEQTGVPVGISWNQNLTAADMLVIPKGAKHKAEAMKYLAAATSAQAQAKFATDTGYAPVNVKSASLMSPAIAKTLPDQYKTSQINLDMKYWAENRDAIAKRWYAWQSK; encoded by the coding sequence ATGAGCAGCAGAAGCACCACGTATTTCGCGCCGCTGATCGCGCTTTGCGCGGCGACGCCGGCACTCGCCGCGGACCCGATCGTCTTCACGAGCTGGGGCGGCACCACGCAATCGTCGCAGCAGAAGAACTGGGCGCAGCCGTTCACGCAGGCGACGGGCATCAACGTGCTGATGGACGGCCCGACCGACTACGGCAAGCTGAAAGCGATGGTCGATAGCGGCAATGTGAACTGGGATGTCGTCGATGTCGAAGGCGACTTCGCTTACGCCGCGCAAAAAGCCGGGCTGATCGAGCCGATCGATTATTCCGTCGTGAAGAAGGATGAACTCGATCCGCGCTTCTCGACACCGGATGCAGTAGGCAGCTTCTATTATTCGTTCGTGCTCGGCTACAACAAGTCGAAGTACACGGGTGCGCAGCCGCAAAACTGGGCCGATCTGTTCGACACGAAGAAATTCCCCGGCAAGCGCACGTTCTACAAGTGGTCCGCGCCCGGCGTGCTCGAAATCGCGCTGCTCGCCGACGGCGTGCCCGCCGACAAGCTCTATCCGCTCGACCTCGACCGCGCGTTCAAGAAGCTCGACACGATCAAGGGCGACATTGTCTGGTGGAGCGGCGGCGCGCAATCGCAACAACTGCTGGCTTCGGGTGAAGCGCCTATCGGCATGTTCTGGAATGGCCGTCTGCATGCACTCGAACAGACGGGCGTGCCTGTAGGCATTTCATGGAACCAGAACCTGACGGCCGCCGACATGCTGGTGATTCCGAAGGGCGCGAAGCATAAGGCCGAAGCGATGAAGTACCTCGCGGCTGCAACGAGCGCACAGGCGCAGGCGAAGTTCGCCACCGACACAGGCTATGCGCCTGTCAACGTGAAGTCGGCCTCGCTGATGTCGCCGGCGATCGCGAAGACGCTGCCCGATCAGTACAAGACCTCGCAGATCAATCTCGACATGAAGTACTGGGCCGAGAACCGCGACGCGATCGCCAAGCGCTGGTACGCGTGGCAGTCCAAGTAA
- a CDS encoding GntR family transcriptional regulator, translating into MSHALPSLKVERRTTTLRELALEKMRTAILEAHFHPGERLVERSLCEELGVSRTVVREVLRHLETEGLVDSIPNQGPIVAMLDSDTAAEIYEIRGLLEGDAAAACALHADEAVFAHLGECIARIQQAFDMHAHQTVRELTTVFYEAMFHGGGKKVSWEIVQTLNARINRLRAMTIASDDRGRQAVQEMNRILDALRARDAQRAREAARAHVERVADIAAELLQQTVGEASA; encoded by the coding sequence ATGAGTCACGCGCTGCCTTCACTGAAAGTCGAACGTCGCACGACGACGTTGCGCGAACTCGCGCTGGAGAAGATGCGCACGGCCATACTCGAAGCGCATTTTCATCCTGGGGAGCGGCTCGTCGAGCGCTCGCTGTGCGAGGAGCTGGGTGTAAGCCGAACCGTGGTGCGCGAGGTGTTGCGGCATCTGGAAACGGAAGGTCTCGTCGATTCGATCCCGAACCAGGGGCCGATTGTCGCGATGCTCGATTCGGATACGGCCGCGGAGATCTACGAAATTCGCGGGTTGCTTGAGGGCGATGCGGCAGCGGCCTGCGCGTTGCATGCCGATGAAGCCGTGTTCGCGCATCTCGGCGAATGCATCGCGCGCATTCAGCAGGCGTTCGACATGCATGCGCATCAGACCGTGCGCGAATTGACGACCGTCTTCTATGAAGCGATGTTTCATGGAGGCGGCAAGAAGGTGTCGTGGGAGATCGTGCAGACGCTGAATGCGCGCATCAATCGTCTGCGCGCGATGACGATTGCTTCCGATGATCGTGGGCGGCAGGCCGTGCAGGAGATGAACCGCATACTCGATGCGCTGCGTGCCCGCGATGCGCAGCGCGCACGTGAGGCGGCGAGAGCGCATGTGGAGCGTGTCGCGGATATTGCGGCTGAACTGCTGCAGCAGACGGTTGGGGAGGCGTCGGCTTGA
- a CDS encoding ABC transporter permease: protein MPNVLSTVAHPPATDARRRRDWRSIRLLVPAMLLLVIFFLLPVLSLLLRSVLEPSPGLHNYAQLVGSTTYLRVFGNTFLVATVVTLATLAIGFPTAWLLAIAPRKLSSLLFAILLLSMWTNLLARTFAWMVLLQQTGPINRMLMALGIISEPLTLVNNLIGVTIGMTYIMLPFLVMPLHATLRSIDPSTLRAAAICGASRWQAFWRILVPLAMPGIASGALMVFVMALGYFVTPALLGGASYMMLAELIAQLVQQLLNWGLAGAAAFVLLAVTLALYALQLRFTDSANATAGGR, encoded by the coding sequence ATGCCTAATGTCCTGAGTACCGTCGCGCATCCACCCGCGACGGACGCGCGCCGGCGGCGCGACTGGCGCAGCATTCGCCTGCTCGTGCCTGCCATGCTGCTGCTCGTGATCTTCTTCCTGCTGCCCGTGCTGTCGCTGCTGTTACGTAGCGTGCTCGAGCCGTCGCCGGGGTTGCACAACTACGCGCAGCTGGTCGGCTCGACCACTTATCTGCGCGTGTTCGGCAACACGTTTCTGGTGGCGACGGTCGTGACGCTGGCGACGCTCGCCATCGGCTTCCCGACTGCGTGGCTGCTCGCCATCGCACCGCGCAAGCTGAGTTCGCTGCTGTTCGCGATCCTGCTGCTGTCGATGTGGACCAATCTGCTGGCACGCACTTTCGCGTGGATGGTGCTGCTGCAACAGACGGGCCCGATCAACCGCATGCTGATGGCGCTCGGCATCATCAGCGAGCCGTTGACGCTCGTGAACAACCTGATCGGCGTGACGATCGGCATGACGTACATCATGCTGCCGTTTCTCGTGATGCCGTTGCATGCGACGTTGCGCAGCATCGATCCGTCGACGCTGCGGGCCGCCGCGATCTGCGGAGCGAGCCGCTGGCAGGCGTTCTGGCGAATCCTGGTGCCGCTCGCGATGCCGGGCATTGCATCGGGTGCGTTGATGGTGTTCGTGATGGCGCTCGGTTATTTCGTCACGCCTGCACTGCTTGGCGGCGCGTCGTACATGATGCTCGCGGAACTGATCGCGCAACTCGTGCAGCAGTTGCTGAACTGGGGTCTCGCTGGTGCTGCCGCGTTCGTGCTGCTTGCGGTGACGCTCGCGCTGTATGCGTTGCAATTGCGCTTCACGGATAGCGCAAATGCAACTGCCGGAGGACGCTGA
- a CDS encoding NIPSNAP family protein: MFYEIRTYRIKTGAVPAYLKLVEEEGIALQKRYLGQLIGYFFSEVGPLNQIVHIWAYPSLDERESRRAALAEDPAWQAFAPKIQALMEEMENKIMKPARFSPLA; encoded by the coding sequence ATGTTCTACGAAATCCGCACGTACCGCATCAAGACGGGTGCCGTGCCTGCCTATCTGAAGCTCGTCGAGGAAGAAGGCATTGCGTTGCAGAAGCGGTATCTGGGGCAACTGATCGGCTACTTCTTTTCGGAAGTTGGTCCGTTGAATCAGATCGTGCATATCTGGGCCTATCCGAGCCTCGACGAGCGCGAAAGCAGACGCGCGGCGCTCGCCGAAGACCCGGCATGGCAGGCTTTTGCGCCGAAGATTCAGGCGCTGATGGAAGAGATGGAAAACAAGATCATGAAGCCAGCGCGATTTTCGCCGCTTGCCTGA
- a CDS encoding GntR family transcriptional regulator: MSDLRIDRNAKTLRELTLDKLRGAIVQGYFRPGARLVERTLCDELGVSRTVVREVLRHLETEGLVEIVARQGPIVARLDPAQVGEIYELRGLLEANAARACAEQSTPELVQQLRDIRKTIEDAFEQNDLPRVLEYTERFYETMFEGAQKHVSLAVVKTLNARINRLRALTIAVPGRGGESNREMNKLLDAIGRRDGDAASAASIAHIKRTAELALNALAQQDDPGAQA, translated from the coding sequence ATGTCAGACCTCAGAATCGACCGCAACGCGAAGACGCTACGCGAACTCACGCTCGACAAACTGCGCGGCGCGATCGTCCAGGGCTATTTCCGTCCCGGCGCGCGGCTCGTCGAACGCACGCTGTGCGATGAACTCGGTGTGAGCCGCACGGTAGTGCGCGAAGTGCTGCGGCATCTGGAAACGGAAGGGCTCGTCGAAATCGTCGCGCGGCAAGGGCCGATCGTCGCGCGGCTCGATCCGGCGCAAGTCGGCGAAATCTACGAACTGCGCGGGCTGCTCGAAGCGAACGCGGCGCGCGCCTGCGCCGAACAATCGACGCCCGAACTCGTGCAGCAGTTGCGCGACATCCGCAAGACCATCGAAGACGCGTTCGAGCAAAACGACCTGCCGCGCGTGCTCGAATACACGGAGCGCTTCTACGAGACGATGTTCGAGGGCGCGCAAAAGCATGTCTCGCTGGCTGTCGTGAAGACGCTGAATGCGCGGATCAACCGGCTGCGCGCGCTGACCATCGCCGTGCCTGGCCGCGGCGGCGAGTCGAATCGCGAAATGAACAAGCTCCTCGATGCAATCGGGCGGCGCGATGGCGACGCGGCCTCGGCGGCGTCGATCGCGCATATCAAGCGCACGGCCGAACTCGCGCTCAACGCGCTCGCCCAGCAGGACGACCCGGGCGCTCAAGCTTAA
- a CDS encoding amino acid synthesis family protein, which yields MKLEVRKLVTYVEETFIEGGKAAARPLKLFGAAAVLRNPWAGRGFVEDLKPEIHGLAPQLGEMLTAEMLRVAGSGDAIEGYGKAAVVGTSGEIEHASALIHTLRFGNHYRKAVGAKSYLSFTNLRGGPNCPISIPLMHKHDEGMRSHYLTVQFSIVDAPAPDELVIALGASIGGRPHHRIGDRYQDLKELESNEA from the coding sequence ATGAAGCTGGAAGTTCGCAAGCTGGTCACGTACGTCGAAGAGACCTTTATCGAAGGCGGCAAGGCCGCCGCACGGCCGCTCAAGCTGTTCGGCGCGGCAGCCGTGCTGCGCAATCCGTGGGCGGGACGCGGCTTCGTCGAAGACCTGAAGCCGGAGATTCACGGCCTCGCGCCGCAACTCGGCGAAATGCTCACGGCGGAAATGCTGCGCGTCGCAGGGTCCGGCGATGCGATCGAAGGCTATGGCAAGGCGGCCGTCGTCGGCACGTCGGGCGAGATCGAACACGCGTCCGCGCTGATCCACACGCTGCGTTTCGGCAATCACTATCGCAAGGCCGTCGGCGCGAAGAGCTATCTGAGCTTCACGAATCTGCGCGGCGGCCCGAACTGCCCGATCTCGATTCCGCTGATGCACAAGCACGACGAAGGCATGCGCTCACACTATCTGACCGTGCAGTTTTCGATCGTCGATGCACCCGCGCCCGATGAACTCGTGATTGCGCTCGGCGCATCGATCGGCGGCCGTCCGCATCACCGGATTGGCGACCGCTATCAGGATCTGAAGGAGCTCGAATCCAATGAAGCGTGA